In Halorhabdus tiamatea SARL4B, a genomic segment contains:
- the uxaC gene encoding glucuronate isomerase — MAFLEDDYLLETDAALELYDHIADRPIVDPHNHIDLAEILTNDTWDDIWAVEGATDHYVWQLMRKRGVPEAKITGDAANREKWDALAETLPMMAGNPTYEWLHLDLKRRFGIDKEVTPETADEIWEETKAQLQTDEMRPQAVLREMDVEIICSTDDPTSRLEAHERFAEEVDGVELHPTFRPDRGMKIDNAEWATFVEELDAVTEADVSTFDGFLSAFEEQHHYFREHGCKACDIGTGTNPHSKPVSQERAAEIYDAARRGENLDPAAVEDFWAFMLEFIGELNAEAGWVTQLHVGAVRDYRESLFEDVGINAGGDVATQDVDIVADLDHFLDAFDGEMEIVLYTLDPTHYPSATVVARAYPNLSIGPAWWFHDSPMGIEEQLEEVASIDLLANHAGMVSDSRKLVSYGSRFEVFRRSLANVVGRMVDRGQLSMERGKDLVDHLAYDRPKELYGF, encoded by the coding sequence CTCGAACTGTACGACCACATCGCCGATCGACCGATCGTCGATCCCCACAACCACATCGATCTGGCGGAGATCCTCACAAACGACACCTGGGACGACATCTGGGCGGTCGAGGGCGCGACCGACCACTACGTCTGGCAACTCATGCGCAAGCGCGGCGTCCCCGAGGCGAAGATCACCGGCGACGCCGCCAACCGCGAGAAGTGGGACGCCCTGGCCGAGACGCTGCCGATGATGGCCGGCAACCCGACCTACGAGTGGCTCCACCTCGACCTCAAGCGCCGCTTTGGCATCGACAAGGAGGTCACGCCGGAGACCGCCGACGAAATCTGGGAAGAAACGAAGGCCCAACTCCAGACCGACGAGATGCGCCCCCAGGCAGTCCTCCGGGAGATGGACGTCGAGATCATCTGCTCGACCGACGATCCGACCTCCCGACTTGAGGCCCACGAGCGATTCGCCGAGGAGGTCGACGGCGTCGAACTCCATCCCACGTTCCGGCCCGACCGGGGGATGAAGATCGACAACGCGGAGTGGGCGACCTTCGTCGAGGAGCTGGACGCGGTCACCGAGGCCGACGTTTCCACCTTCGATGGCTTTCTCTCCGCATTCGAGGAACAACACCACTACTTCCGCGAACACGGCTGCAAAGCCTGTGACATCGGGACGGGGACGAACCCCCATTCGAAGCCCGTCAGCCAGGAACGGGCGGCGGAGATCTACGACGCCGCCCGCCGCGGTGAGAACCTCGATCCGGCGGCCGTCGAGGACTTCTGGGCGTTCATGCTCGAGTTCATCGGCGAGTTGAACGCCGAGGCGGGGTGGGTCACCCAGCTCCACGTCGGGGCCGTCCGGGACTACCGCGAGTCGCTGTTCGAGGACGTCGGCATCAACGCCGGCGGCGATGTCGCGACCCAGGACGTCGACATCGTCGCGGACCTCGATCACTTCCTCGATGCCTTCGACGGCGAGATGGAGATCGTCCTCTACACGCTCGATCCGACCCACTACCCGAGCGCGACCGTCGTCGCCCGGGCGTACCCGAACCTCTCGATCGGCCCGGCCTGGTGGTTCCACGACTCGCCGATGGGCATCGAAGAACAACTCGAAGAAGTCGCCTCGATCGACCTGCTGGCCAACCACGCCGGGATGGTCAGCGACTCCCGGAAGCTGGTCTCCTACGGCTCCCGCTTTGAGGTGTTCCGCCGCTCGCTCGCGAACGTCGTCGGGCGGATGGTCGACCGCGGCCAGCTGTCGATGGAACGCGGCAAGGACCTCGTCGATCACCTGGCGTACGATCGGCCGAAGGAGCTCTACGGGTTCTGA
- a CDS encoding ISH6 family transposase: protein MHATIDVRLTVSIDDDKTIPLATLAEFITDQNIESVLLEGLVESLDAARVEALCGEKHAHGNGDQRYQRAGTDTRTAVTTAGEHEFDLHYVEDTAADHDEPSYFRPVEDVLSFDGENRYQQDIAAKSVDLATSLSYRDAADHGDGILSEMPSPTTINRRAREYGSKLKQFLPDCVADTDADAVIPDATKCHSQDDDRSYHSVQATLGKDTAEESRSLLDLSVNADWDETAADLDDIDAVTDDATVVSDAEEGMVTAFTDENRNHQLDLVHVGRTLDYNLWDDGVFSLDRRNEIVSEVIDEVFHLKNSVAKHRPEEEFAAIRERIARTTERIEKTAWQLDQYGSEKAAGYLRRWVPSIVTFAEQAVEGFEVPWTSNPVERLMGEVSKRCKNQWMRWTTEGLEAILQLRLVKYADPEHYQAFLDELLQRSTKTAMSCDLSIESTRGKL from the coding sequence ATGCACGCCACAATCGACGTGCGGTTGACCGTTAGCATCGACGACGACAAAACGATACCGCTGGCCACGCTTGCCGAGTTCATCACCGATCAGAACATCGAATCAGTTCTTCTCGAAGGACTCGTCGAGAGCCTCGACGCGGCTCGCGTCGAGGCGCTCTGTGGTGAAAAACACGCCCACGGCAACGGTGACCAGCGCTACCAACGCGCCGGTACCGATACCCGCACGGCCGTCACAACCGCCGGTGAGCACGAATTCGACCTTCACTACGTCGAAGATACCGCCGCTGACCACGACGAACCCAGCTACTTCCGCCCCGTCGAAGATGTTCTTAGCTTCGACGGAGAAAACCGTTATCAGCAGGACATTGCGGCCAAGAGCGTCGATCTCGCTACCTCGCTCAGCTATCGTGACGCCGCTGACCACGGCGACGGCATCCTCTCGGAGATGCCGTCGCCGACCACGATCAACCGCCGCGCCAGAGAATACGGCAGCAAGCTCAAACAGTTCCTTCCAGACTGTGTCGCTGACACAGACGCTGATGCGGTTATTCCTGACGCCACGAAGTGTCACAGTCAAGACGACGACCGCTCGTACCACTCCGTCCAAGCCACGCTCGGCAAAGATACTGCCGAGGAGTCCCGCTCCCTGCTGGATCTCTCGGTCAACGCTGACTGGGACGAGACAGCCGCCGACCTCGACGACATCGACGCAGTCACTGACGACGCGACGGTCGTCAGTGACGCTGAGGAGGGTATGGTCACGGCCTTTACCGACGAAAATCGCAATCACCAACTTGATCTCGTCCACGTCGGCCGAACACTGGACTACAACCTCTGGGACGACGGCGTGTTCTCCTTGGATCGACGAAACGAGATCGTCTCGGAGGTGATCGACGAGGTGTTCCATCTGAAGAATTCGGTCGCCAAGCACCGGCCGGAAGAGGAGTTCGCGGCGATCCGCGAGCGGATCGCGCGAACGACCGAGCGTATCGAGAAGACAGCGTGGCAGTTGGATCAGTACGGGTCAGAGAAGGCTGCGGGGTATCTTCGGCGGTGGGTGCCGTCGATCGTGACGTTTGCCGAGCAGGCTGTCGAGGGGTTCGAGGTGCCGTGGACCTCGAACCCCGTCGAACGGCTGATGGGCGAAGTCAGCAAGCGATGCAAGAACCAGTGGATGCGCTGGACAACGGAGGGATTAGAGGCGATACTCCAGCTTCGGCTGGTGAAGTACGCTGATCCAGAGCACTACCAGGCGTTCCTTGATGAACTGCTCCAGCGATCGACCAAAACAGCAATGAGCTGTGACCTCTCAATTGAGAGTACCAGAGGCAAACTCTAG
- a CDS encoding alpha-glucuronidase family glycosyl hydrolase has translation MPRNQYDDCWLRYDRVSDDRRESYRRRIKHAYVAEESPECSAVRDELREAIPGLLGEDVHLWQHRPETVDGFLAIGTPGDMEVIKESIPDGAVDDLDDDGYLIRSVEYEGQDCLVVTSGADQGLVYGTFHLLRLLNMGEPIDEIDVREEPAYANRVINHWDNPFRRTVERGYAGESIFDFDRLPDLRDRYEDYARLLASLGINGVVLNNVNTEYYPRGSTNEASQQFDGWRLLESRRLEDLTSLASVFRRYGIQIYLSVNFGAPKRIGDLDTFDPLDEDVRQWWREKADEIYDLIPDFGGFLVKADSEGQDGPYNYDRDHVEGANALAQALEPHGGRVWWRAFVYGSHEDRAIQAYDTFEPLDGDFAENVTVQIKNGPIDFQPREPVSTLFGAMPETDLGLELQITGEYTGQGVHATSHLPMWKEIFEFDTHADRDGSRVQDFFRGDGEGVVGVTSIGEDHTWTGHYLMQSNLYAFGRLIWDPDLDAETITDEWITQTFGADEAVLDTVREILLDSWEACIDYETGGLGLIHMMHNGQEYLENHYYPAPEEWPGYHGATEEGIGYDRTATGSGYAQQFRDPVASRFEDVETCPEKHLLFFHHLPWDHELEDGTTVIQRLYDNFYDGVEEAERLRDLWMTLEGKIDDRRFEHVATRFDEQVHQAEKWRDVITGYFYDFAEIEGEKGRVP, from the coding sequence ATGCCGCGCAATCAATACGACGACTGCTGGCTCCGATACGACCGCGTCAGCGACGACCGGCGCGAGTCGTATCGACGACGGATCAAGCACGCCTACGTCGCCGAGGAATCACCCGAATGCAGCGCTGTCCGGGACGAGCTCCGGGAGGCGATCCCCGGGCTGCTCGGCGAGGACGTCCACCTCTGGCAACACCGCCCGGAGACGGTCGATGGGTTCCTCGCGATCGGGACGCCCGGCGACATGGAAGTGATCAAAGAATCGATCCCCGACGGGGCGGTCGACGACCTCGACGACGACGGCTATCTGATTCGCTCCGTCGAGTACGAGGGCCAGGACTGCCTGGTCGTCACGAGCGGGGCCGACCAGGGGCTGGTCTATGGAACCTTTCACCTGCTTCGCCTGCTCAACATGGGCGAACCGATCGACGAGATCGACGTTCGCGAGGAACCGGCCTACGCCAACCGGGTGATCAACCACTGGGACAACCCGTTCCGCCGGACGGTCGAACGCGGCTACGCCGGCGAGTCGATCTTCGACTTCGACCGCCTGCCCGATCTCCGTGACCGCTACGAGGACTACGCCCGCCTGCTGGCCTCCCTGGGGATCAACGGCGTCGTCCTCAACAACGTCAACACCGAGTATTATCCGCGAGGTAGCACGAACGAGGCCTCCCAACAGTTCGACGGCTGGCGACTGCTGGAATCGCGTCGACTCGAGGACCTCACCAGCCTCGCGTCGGTGTTCCGGCGCTACGGCATCCAGATCTATCTCTCGGTGAACTTCGGTGCACCCAAACGCATCGGCGACCTCGACACCTTCGATCCCCTCGACGAAGACGTCCGGCAGTGGTGGCGCGAGAAGGCCGACGAGATCTACGACCTCATCCCGGACTTCGGCGGCTTCCTGGTGAAGGCCGATTCCGAGGGCCAGGACGGGCCGTACAACTACGACCGCGACCACGTCGAGGGGGCCAACGCGCTGGCGCAGGCCTTGGAACCGCACGGCGGGCGCGTCTGGTGGCGGGCGTTCGTCTACGGTTCCCACGAGGATCGTGCTATCCAGGCCTACGACACCTTCGAACCGCTGGACGGCGACTTCGCCGAGAACGTCACCGTCCAGATCAAGAACGGGCCGATCGACTTCCAGCCCCGCGAGCCCGTCTCGACGCTGTTCGGCGCAATGCCCGAGACTGACCTCGGGCTGGAACTCCAGATCACCGGCGAGTACACCGGCCAGGGCGTCCACGCGACCTCCCACCTCCCGATGTGGAAGGAGATCTTCGAGTTCGACACCCATGCGGACCGGGATGGATCCCGCGTCCAGGACTTCTTCCGGGGCGACGGCGAGGGCGTCGTCGGCGTCACCTCCATCGGCGAGGATCACACCTGGACGGGCCACTATCTCATGCAATCGAACCTCTACGCGTTCGGGCGGCTGATCTGGGATCCCGACCTCGACGCGGAGACGATCACCGACGAGTGGATCACCCAGACGTTCGGGGCCGACGAGGCAGTCCTCGACACCGTCCGGGAGATCCTGCTGGACTCCTGGGAGGCCTGCATCGACTACGAGACCGGTGGCCTCGGCCTGATCCACATGATGCACAACGGTCAGGAGTACCTCGAAAATCACTACTACCCCGCCCCCGAGGAGTGGCCGGGCTATCACGGGGCCACCGAGGAGGGCATCGGCTACGATCGGACCGCGACCGGCAGCGGCTACGCCCAGCAATTCCGCGACCCCGTCGCCTCGCGCTTCGAGGACGTCGAGACCTGCCCCGAGAAGCATCTCCTGTTCTTCCATCACCTGCCGTGGGACCACGAACTGGAAGACGGGACCACGGTCATCCAGCGCCTCTACGACAACTTCTACGACGGCGTCGAGGAGGCCGAGCGCCTGCGTGATCTATGGATGACCCTCGAAGGCAAGATCGACGACCGGCGATTCGAGCACGTCGCGACGCGCTTCGACGAGCAGGTCCATCAGGCCGAGAAGTGGCGTGACGTCATCACGGGGTACTTCTACGACTTCGCGGAGATCGAGGGCGAGAAGGGTCGGGTTCCCTGA
- a CDS encoding Mut7-C RNAse domain-containing protein has protein sequence MADRLLLDAMLGKLATYLRMCGYDAAYALDRGVEADDRLLAIADGEDRVLLTRDRQLAAQATASLLLESRDVRDQLRELQTAGYDLTLAREPVRCGQCNGRLNAVDPDDPTPPSVPDPDAESVWKCRDCGQYFWRGSHWDDVRATLGEL, from the coding sequence ATGGCCGACCGGCTGTTGCTGGACGCGATGCTGGGGAAACTCGCGACGTACCTGCGGATGTGCGGATACGACGCGGCCTACGCTCTCGATCGCGGCGTCGAAGCTGACGATCGGCTCCTGGCGATCGCCGACGGGGAAGATCGCGTCCTGCTGACTCGCGATCGACAGCTCGCAGCGCAGGCGACAGCAAGCCTGTTGCTCGAATCGCGAGACGTCCGCGATCAGTTACGCGAACTCCAGACAGCAGGGTACGACCTGACGCTCGCCAGGGAACCCGTACGCTGCGGGCAGTGCAACGGTCGCCTCAACGCGGTCGATCCCGACGATCCGACACCACCGTCGGTTCCCGACCCGGACGCCGAGTCGGTCTGGAAGTGTCGGGACTGCGGCCAGTACTTCTGGCGGGGCAGCCACTGGGACGACGTGAGGGCGACGCTCGGCGAGTTGTGA
- a CDS encoding DUF5797 family protein translates to MTLSDEALERLADVVVLQPTKNAELQDQWDLESGSEVHQVLESDLGEYYYRDEDSLIRATPEAAELVEREGLVEGGTDEQTVHVSTLQCRVLDVIASPDEEPQSVVSVLQDVRETGEDPPVDEVRSALGSLTDKGILERVRTTVPTYRLAVEREELTVQEHE, encoded by the coding sequence ATGACGCTCTCCGACGAGGCTCTCGAGCGCCTGGCTGACGTGGTCGTCCTGCAGCCGACGAAGAACGCCGAGCTGCAGGACCAGTGGGACCTCGAGAGCGGCAGCGAGGTCCACCAGGTACTCGAATCCGACCTCGGTGAGTACTACTACCGTGACGAGGACAGTCTGATCCGGGCGACGCCGGAGGCCGCCGAACTCGTCGAGCGCGAGGGGCTGGTCGAAGGAGGGACCGACGAGCAGACCGTTCACGTCTCGACGTTGCAGTGCCGTGTGCTTGACGTGATCGCCAGCCCAGATGAAGAGCCCCAGAGTGTCGTTTCGGTGCTGCAGGACGTTCGGGAGACGGGGGAAGACCCCCCTGTCGACGAGGTCCGAAGCGCGCTCGGCAGCCTGACCGACAAGGGCATCCTCGAACGCGTCCGCACGACGGTCCCGACCTACCGACTGGCGGTCGAGCGCGAGGAACTCACGGTCCAGGAGCACGAGTGA
- a CDS encoding DUF5787 family protein — MSGQDYHAEFDFELRVCQWAERAWPPGGDRENPILVARQLGTKRRRWDTIVFECDPDGLRQRAEFGERALDSDLLDVIPHAPAEWTYYRDALPDPGYPWRYVREAIHRAADRDILDVRKNGGKIEIRRTAVYPDWVERVVAIENKPDLDASAARHLAPQIERDVAMGLADEVWVATAETGERIEPALLENVPVEAGILVVDLAGDAEVAWHPRTLDPSTPGIRILDRPSGGDHDASAARFEYVDRAWKASKRREIAERAYERGWRSYVDSMRPDCRHFELRWEASGPLPFCVAKDRQQTAAECRGSCGEFEPEPPVWRTNDWPIEGGPGGAIKRLLARRRRRQRPGLE, encoded by the coding sequence GTGAGCGGCCAGGACTATCACGCCGAGTTCGACTTCGAACTGCGGGTCTGTCAGTGGGCCGAGCGCGCCTGGCCGCCGGGCGGCGACCGCGAGAACCCGATTCTCGTCGCCCGGCAACTCGGCACGAAACGCCGCCGCTGGGACACGATCGTCTTCGAATGTGATCCTGACGGCCTCCGTCAGCGTGCCGAGTTCGGCGAACGCGCCCTCGACTCGGATCTACTCGACGTCATCCCGCATGCGCCCGCCGAGTGGACCTACTACCGCGATGCCCTCCCCGACCCCGGCTATCCCTGGCGGTACGTCCGGGAGGCGATCCACCGGGCGGCCGACCGCGACATTTTAGACGTCCGAAAGAACGGCGGGAAGATCGAGATCCGCCGGACGGCTGTCTACCCTGACTGGGTCGAGCGCGTGGTTGCCATCGAGAACAAGCCCGATCTGGACGCGAGCGCGGCGCGCCACCTCGCCCCTCAGATCGAACGCGACGTCGCGATGGGGCTGGCCGACGAAGTGTGGGTCGCCACGGCCGAGACGGGCGAGCGGATCGAACCCGCGTTACTCGAGAACGTCCCGGTCGAGGCCGGAATTCTGGTCGTCGACCTTGCAGGCGACGCCGAGGTGGCCTGGCATCCCCGGACGCTCGACCCGTCGACACCCGGTATACGGATTCTCGACCGGCCGTCGGGTGGCGACCACGACGCCTCGGCCGCCCGCTTCGAGTACGTCGATCGGGCGTGGAAGGCCAGTAAACGCCGCGAGATCGCCGAGCGGGCCTACGAACGTGGGTGGCGCAGCTACGTCGACTCGATGCGGCCCGACTGTCGGCACTTCGAGTTACGCTGGGAGGCGTCCGGACCGCTCCCGTTCTGTGTCGCCAAAGACCGACAGCAGACTGCCGCGGAGTGTCGCGGGTCGTGTGGCGAGTTCGAACCCGAACCGCCAGTCTGGCGCACGAACGACTGGCCGATCGAGGGTGGGCCCGGTGGGGCGATCAAGCGGCTGCTGGCCCGGCGACGTCGACGACAGCGGCCCGGCCTGGAGTGA
- a CDS encoding bis(5'-nucleosyl)-tetraphosphatase, with protein MIEATSAGAILFRDTRGQREYLLLKSRPGDWEFPKGGVEGEEELQQTAIREVKEEAGIDDFRLIDGFREEYDYVFEANGNTIHKTVHLFIAKSFEASAELSTEHHDHQWRDYEQAKNTITQDGPREIFEEAHDFIDEKDV; from the coding sequence ATGATCGAGGCCACGAGCGCGGGAGCCATCCTCTTTCGCGATACGCGTGGCCAGCGGGAGTACCTGCTGCTCAAGAGCCGCCCGGGGGACTGGGAGTTTCCCAAAGGCGGCGTCGAGGGCGAGGAGGAACTCCAGCAAACCGCCATCCGCGAAGTGAAAGAGGAGGCCGGAATCGACGACTTCCGGCTCATCGACGGCTTCCGTGAGGAGTACGACTACGTGTTCGAGGCGAACGGCAACACCATTCACAAGACCGTTCACCTGTTCATCGCCAAATCCTTCGAGGCGAGTGCCGAACTCTCCACGGAGCACCACGACCACCAGTGGCGCGACTACGAACAGGCGAAAAACACCATCACCCAGGATGGCCCCCGGGAGATCTTCGAGGAGGCCCACGACTTCATCGACGAGAAAGACGTCTGA
- a CDS encoding uS10/mL48 family ribosomal protein produces the protein MPFAMTLTVESGDRYVLEDVVTEIKEAAEQKGVQLKGPHPQAPQELRVPQSADLSADGDRLDPWHYTVFTRTIEIIGHDEFARDVTEWDFPERVHIGVSVEQRRGAGR, from the coding sequence ATGCCGTTCGCCATGACGTTGACGGTCGAAAGTGGGGATCGCTACGTTCTCGAGGACGTGGTGACCGAGATCAAGGAGGCCGCCGAACAGAAAGGTGTCCAATTGAAGGGTCCGCATCCCCAGGCCCCCCAAGAGCTTCGCGTCCCGCAGTCGGCCGACCTCAGTGCGGACGGCGACCGACTCGATCCCTGGCACTACACGGTGTTCACTCGAACGATCGAGATCATCGGCCACGACGAGTTCGCCCGGGATGTCACCGAATGGGACTTCCCCGAGCGTGTCCACATCGGCGTGTCCGTCGAGCAACGCCGCGGTGCCGGTCGCTGA
- a CDS encoding amidohydrolase — protein sequence MTEPPEHLRQLRRELHRHPEPGWREFYTTARILEAIERIGVDDIFVGSDALASDARIGIPDDEELARWRERASEAGVAKATLEQLDGGHTGAIAVLRRGEGPTVGLRVDIDALPRRESTAPDHRPVAEGFRPDHDDAMHACGHDAHATIGVGVLEAIGDSDFEGTLKVIFQPAEEVIGGGRAIAESGHLDDVDALLAIHIGLDHPTGEVVAGIEGMFAVANFRAEFAGASAHAGGHPDHGANAVQAMTTAVQNLYAIPRHTDGATRVNAGSVGGGSASNVIPESAYIEGEVRGGTTDLREYMRERAETVIQSAAEMHDCEVSVEWGAQAPSADPDPELRRLVYDVAGGVDGVDSRLERAQLGGSEDATFLMRRVQEAGGQATFVGIGTDHPGGHHTATFDVDETSIGIGVDVLTEAILAISEQEF from the coding sequence ATGACCGAACCGCCCGAACATCTCAGGCAACTCCGACGAGAGTTGCATCGCCATCCCGAGCCCGGCTGGCGGGAGTTCTACACGACCGCCCGGATTCTCGAAGCGATCGAACGGATCGGCGTCGACGACATTTTCGTCGGTTCCGACGCCCTCGCGAGTGATGCCAGAATCGGTATTCCGGACGACGAGGAACTCGCTCGGTGGCGCGAACGCGCAAGCGAGGCCGGCGTTGCGAAGGCGACCCTCGAGCAACTCGACGGTGGACACACCGGGGCGATCGCGGTCCTCCGGCGCGGCGAGGGGCCGACCGTCGGTCTCCGGGTGGACATCGACGCACTGCCCCGACGGGAATCCACTGCCCCGGACCACCGGCCCGTCGCCGAAGGGTTCCGTCCCGATCACGACGACGCGATGCACGCCTGCGGACACGACGCCCACGCGACCATCGGCGTCGGCGTCCTCGAAGCGATCGGCGACAGCGACTTCGAGGGGACGCTGAAGGTCATCTTCCAGCCCGCCGAGGAGGTCATCGGCGGCGGGCGCGCCATCGCCGAGAGCGGTCACCTCGACGACGTGGACGCGCTGCTCGCGATCCACATCGGTCTCGATCATCCGACGGGCGAGGTCGTCGCCGGGATCGAGGGGATGTTCGCGGTCGCGAACTTCCGGGCGGAGTTCGCGGGGGCGTCGGCCCACGCCGGCGGCCACCCGGATCACGGCGCCAACGCCGTCCAGGCCATGACAACGGCCGTCCAGAATCTCTACGCGATCCCGCGACACACCGACGGCGCGACGCGAGTCAACGCGGGGAGCGTCGGCGGCGGGTCGGCCTCGAACGTGATCCCGGAGTCGGCGTACATCGAGGGCGAAGTTCGCGGCGGAACGACCGACCTGAGGGAGTACATGCGCGAACGCGCCGAGACGGTCATCCAATCGGCCGCGGAGATGCATGACTGCGAAGTGAGCGTAGAATGGGGGGCACAAGCGCCGAGCGCCGATCCCGACCCGGAACTTCGACGTCTCGTCTACGACGTCGCCGGTGGTGTCGACGGCGTGGACTCCCGACTCGAGCGCGCCCAACTCGGCGGTAGCGAGGACGCCACCTTCCTGATGCGCCGCGTCCAGGAGGCGGGCGGGCAGGCGACGTTCGTCGGAATCGGGACGGACCATCCCGGCGGCCACCATACGGCGACGTTCGACGTCGACGAGACGTCGATCGGGATCGGCGTCGACGTACTGACGGAGGCGATCCTGGCGATCAGCGAGCAGGAGTTCTGA
- a CDS encoding geranylgeranyl reductase family protein, translating to MTTAEYDVVVVGAGVSGCYAAATIAQEGLDVVIVERKSESEAGHIACGDALKGASNFPEAIPRSQIEPSITNSVVDHGHFELPSEGTAVDIPVPGELAVIDRLQFGKLLIEGAEDAGVTFHYDTVVNSVLQDGARVTGIEAISDGDPITYEAPIVIDAAGALSILQDEADLSGATFDTNVTYSQFSSGYREIIEVEEPVEWHDALVLKPTERSAGYLWYFPRTETEINVGLGFQMGEEPMQLVDALRRDIENRAEFKNATVKDKLGAAIPTRRPYDSATAPGFMAIGDAAAHVNPTTGGGIAGAAYAGKYAAEQAIEAVEDGDPSEATLWRYNERVMEHFGGRYAALDVYNIFTTAYEIDDLTGMLASLPMTKLSEALYSGSADLSWSLKLKTALKSRGHWGTILDLYRTKRHADELLEHYEAYPESPAGFETWQRRRDELLEGVYETTGAEAKY from the coding sequence ATGACCACCGCCGAGTACGACGTCGTCGTCGTGGGAGCCGGCGTATCCGGTTGCTACGCGGCGGCGACGATCGCTCAGGAGGGCCTCGACGTGGTGATCGTCGAGCGCAAATCCGAATCGGAGGCCGGACACATCGCCTGCGGCGACGCACTCAAAGGCGCGAGCAACTTCCCCGAGGCGATCCCCCGATCACAGATCGAACCGTCGATCACCAACTCGGTCGTCGATCACGGCCACTTCGAACTTCCGAGTGAGGGCACTGCCGTCGACATCCCCGTCCCGGGTGAACTCGCCGTCATCGACCGCCTGCAATTCGGCAAGTTACTCATCGAAGGGGCAGAAGACGCGGGCGTAACCTTCCACTACGACACTGTCGTCAACAGCGTCCTCCAGGACGGCGCGCGCGTCACCGGGATCGAGGCGATTAGCGACGGCGACCCGATCACCTACGAAGCGCCGATCGTGATCGACGCCGCCGGTGCGCTGTCGATCCTCCAGGACGAGGCCGATCTCTCCGGGGCGACCTTCGACACCAACGTCACCTACTCGCAGTTCTCCTCGGGCTACCGGGAGATCATCGAGGTCGAGGAACCCGTCGAGTGGCACGACGCCCTGGTGCTCAAACCCACCGAGCGATCGGCGGGCTATCTGTGGTACTTCCCGCGGACGGAGACGGAGATCAACGTCGGGCTGGGCTTTCAGATGGGCGAGGAACCGATGCAACTCGTCGACGCACTCCGGCGGGACATCGAGAACCGCGCGGAGTTCAAAAACGCGACCGTGAAGGACAAACTCGGCGCGGCGATCCCGACCCGTCGGCCCTACGACTCCGCGACGGCCCCCGGGTTCATGGCGATCGGGGACGCCGCGGCCCACGTCAATCCGACCACGGGTGGCGGGATCGCCGGCGCGGCCTACGCCGGGAAGTACGCCGCCGAGCAGGCGATCGAGGCCGTCGAGGACGGCGACCCATCGGAAGCAACACTCTGGCGATACAACGAACGCGTCATGGAGCACTTCGGCGGGCGCTACGCCGCCCTGGACGTCTACAACATCTTCACGACGGCCTACGAGATCGACGACCTGACGGGCATGCTCGCCAGCCTCCCGATGACCAAACTCTCCGAGGCGCTGTACTCCGGCTCGGCCGATCTGAGCTGGTCGCTGAAACTCAAAACGGCGCTGAAGAGCCGGGGCCACTGGGGGACGATTCTGGATCTCTATCGGACCAAACGCCACGCCGACGAACTCCTCGAGCACTACGAGGCCTATCCGGAATCGCCGGCCGGCTTCGAGACCTGGCAACGTCGTCGAGACGAACTCCTCGAAGGCGTCTACGAGACGACCGGGGCCGAGGCGAAGTACTGA
- a CDS encoding 2Fe-2S iron-sulfur cluster-binding protein — MTAYTVEFVGTGETIEVEDTETVLSRAIEEGIAQEYSCRVGMCLACSAKIVEGDVTQPAARGLTDEEKENYALTCMARPQSDLKLDRGKYPPSIEKEAAVEAGAGDEATADD, encoded by the coding sequence ATGACTGCATACACCGTCGAGTTCGTCGGCACCGGCGAAACTATCGAAGTCGAAGACACCGAGACAGTCCTGAGCCGCGCGATCGAAGAGGGGATCGCCCAGGAGTACTCCTGCCGCGTGGGGATGTGTCTGGCCTGCTCGGCGAAGATCGTCGAGGGCGACGTCACCCAGCCGGCTGCCCGTGGATTGACCGACGAGGAGAAAGAGAACTACGCGCTGACCTGCATGGCCCGCCCGCAGTCGGATCTCAAACTCGACCGTGGGAAGTATCCCCCAAGCATCGAAAAGGAGGCCGCCGTCGAAGCGGGCGCGGGTGACGAAGCCACCGCGGACGACTGA